From the Peromyscus leucopus breed LL Stock chromosome 8b, UCI_PerLeu_2.1, whole genome shotgun sequence genome, one window contains:
- the Cwc25 gene encoding pre-mRNA-splicing factor CWC25 homolog: MGGGDLNLKKSWHPQTLRNVEKVWKAEQKHEAERKKIEELQRELREERAREEMQRYAEDVGAVKKKEEKLDWMYQGPGGMVNRDEYLLGRPIDKYVFEKMEEKEAGCSSETGLLPGSIFAPSGANSLLDMASKIREDPLFLIRKKEEEKKREVLNNPVKMKKIKELLQMSLEKKEKKKKKEKKKKHKKHKHRSSSSDRSSSESEHGQGRSQKKMANSCPVLSKVPGYGLQVRDSDRNQGSLMAEQREVKNHSRSRSSSHSPPRHVSRKSSKEERSRDRRSRSPGRRSRSPRPSKVHASKVNRKDRDSPSPKKEVYQRRHASGYTRKLSAEELERKRQEMMANARWREEERLNTLKRHAKEDERERRLEKLDPHSGKFIHRMKLESASTSSLEDRVKRNIHSLQRTPVALEKSFMKR; this comes from the exons ATGGGAGGCGGAGACCTG AACCTGAAGAAGAGCTGGCACCCACAGACCCTTCGAAATGTGGAGAAAGtgtggaaggcagagcagaaacatGAGGCCGAGCGGAAAAAGATTGAGGAGCTTCAGCGAGAGCTGCGCGAGGAGAGAGCTCGGGAAGAGATGCAGCGCTACGCTGAGGACGTCGGGGCTGTCAA gaaaaaagaagaaaagttggaTTGGATGTACCAGGGTCCTGGTGGGATGGTGAACCGTGATGAGTACCTGCTGGGTCGCCCCATTGACAAGTACGTCTTtgagaagatggaggagaaggaggcaggctGTTCTTCTGAGACAGGACTCCTCCCAGGCTCGATCTTTGCCCCGTCAGGTGCCAATTCCCTTCTTGACATGGCCAGCAAAATCCGGGAAGACCCTCTCTTCCTCATCAG gaagaaagaggaggagaaaaaaagagaggtcCTGAACAATCctgtgaaaatgaagaaaatcaaagaGTTG TTGCAAATGAGtctggaaaagaaggagaagaagaaaaagaaggagaagaaaaagaagcacaagaaacataaaCACAGAAGCTCCAGCAGTGATCGCTCCAGCAGTGAGAGTGAGCACGGCCAGGGCAG ATCTCAAAAGAAGATGGCAAATTCCTGTCCTGTTTTGTCCAAAGTCCCTGGATATGGCTTACAG GTGAGGGACTCCGACCGTAACCAGGGTTCTCTGATGGCTGAGCAAAGGGAGGTGAAGAACCATTCCCGCTCAAGAAgctcctcccactcaccccccaGACATGTCAGCCGGAAGAGCTCCAAGGAAGAGAGGTCCCGGGACAGGAGGTCTCGATCCCCGGGCAGAAGGTCACGGTCTCCAAGACCCAGCAAAGT GCATGCCTCTAAGGTAAACAGGAAAGACAGAGATAGCCCATCACCTAAAAAGGAGGTCTACCAGAGGCGGCATGCTTCCGGATACACCAG AAAACTCTCAGCAGAGGAGCTAGAGCGGAAGCGCCAGGAGATGATGGCAAACgccaggtggagggaggaggagaggctgAACACCCTCAAGAGGCATGCCAAGGAAGATGAGCGGGAGCGCAGACTGGAGAAGCTGGACCCTCACTCTGGCAAGTTCATCCA TCGCATGAAGCTGGAGAGCGCATCTACTTCCTCCCTGGAGGACCGGGTAAAGCGCAACATCCATTCTCTACAGAGAACACCAGTAGCTCTGGAGAAGAGCTTCATGAAAAGATGA